TAATCAGACACGCTGCCTTGGGTGCACTAAACTGGACAGTCTCCACTCTgatgctggacttctgcctgcattctctttttacttctgcagctgcttcctttgttgttttgtttatatcAAGGGGGTGTTTGGGgcttttaagtttaaagaatattgagtctagcccccactcacactccccctgtaaactccctagcaaaactcccctgttagccacTCCTGTTCGCTAGCTTCTCTGGTCGCTTAGGAgcaggctttttaaagccctggtctcCCTGAGTAGCCCCACCCTctggttaagggttgatgggtgctaaGAGGCTTAGGGATCACAGCCTCAGTAAGATCAGTAATATACCCCTCCCAATCTCTCCCATCCTGCTACATCCCTTTACCATGACTCCCTTCACTCTCCAGGTCCTGCTGGGTAGTTCCTTCAATTTATTTATATTCTCTTGCAGgccacctctcctctccccctgatTGGAAGGAGTGGCCCTTCCCCGACACTGAGcaaaacacagagaaataaaacCCAGAGTCCAACTGCAATGGCCTCAGCAACTCCATCACGGAAAATGGAAGAAGAAGCCACTTGTTCCATCTGCCTGGAGTATCTGGCAGAGCCGGTGACCATAGACTGTGGACACAACTTCTGCCGAGCCTGCATCACCCATTACTGTGAGCACGGGAAGCCTGAATCCGGCATTAAGTTCCCCTGTCCTGAGTGCCGAATGCCATTTGAGAGAGGGAAATTCCGGTCCAACAGGAAGCTGGCCAATATTGTAGACAACATCAAACAACTGAGGTTAAAGCCAGGGAAAGGACAGGAGAATCTGTGTGAGCGACACCAGGAAAAACTCAAACTCTTCTGTGAGGAGGATGGAGAAGCCATCTGTGTGATTTGCAGGGAGTCCCGGGATCACCGAGATCACGTTATGCTCCCCATTGAGGAGGCTGCCCACGATTACAAGGTGGGGAATTACTACTGTTCTGGGTTCATTAAGCTTCTTTAGGGACCTGTTGTGCTCCTCCCCAGAGATGTCTGCTGGGATCAGTGGGAGACCTGTTCTCCATCTGCTGGGATCAGTACTGAAGTGCACCAAACCCCTAGGGTTCCCGTAGTGTGACCTGAACCCTGACTCCAAGGCAAGCACTGCAAGTGCTTCGGCAGCTAGGCCCCGTAGCTGCTAGCCCTGGTGGGTTCCTGCAGCCCGTCAGACACGAGGGGAAGGGTGTTTACCAGGCATGGCGGGAAGGGGGCAGACTGCAGTTACTCCAGGTACAGAGGCTTGCAGAGCTACAGTTCTAGGTGAGCAATAGCAGTTCCTGTCTGAGTCCCTGGGGCCGTCTGGGCTCTTCAGCCCTAGTGCCTGAGGTGCCCACTCACTATTCAAGCAAACAGAAACTTGTGGGATCAAGGCCAGACTCACTTAGTGTCTCTCATTGGGGCCCTTCTGCAGTggctcctgcccagctcctgctgctgccccataAGCCTCACACAGACGTGCATGCAGCTGTTAGGCCCAGATCTCACACCCTATTCCACATGCAGCTCCATGAACCTGGGAGTTCCTCTGTGCATCTGGCTTCTCGGTAGCTTTGGCTCACCATCCAGCCATGGCTTCCCAAACAGAGTCCAGCCACTGTCTGGTCCAGGGCCCCCTCCTTACccggcaggggaagggggggtgaaGAAGGATGGGGGCTAATGGGAGCTGAATCCCCCTGCTTTGCAGGTTAGTCACACAGCTCTCAACCAGCCACGGTTCAAAGGGACTTGGATAGCAACAGACAAACAAACTAGGGGCACAGTTATCTGAAGAGGGACTTAAAATGATGAGGGGTTCATGCCCCTTCCCAGGATCTTGGCAACTGCAGAGTTCACTCTGCCACCCCTGGGTTCAGGGAAACTGCGGGCTTCAGTCCTCACAGCCAAGGATCAGGAGGTTGCTAATGGGTTCACTCCCCACTGCCAGGttcaggggggctgcagggttcACTCCCCCATTCTGGGTTCAGGGTGTCCTGTGGGGTTCATCACCCATCTCCCAGGATCAGGGGGTCACTACTCACCCTGTCAATAGGACTGACCTGGAGCGTTGGCCTCTCTAttgctcctggggactgtcagtcacAGAGTCCTGATTTCTCACCAGCTCTTTCCATTTCTCTTGTTACTGGAAGATGCCCAGCCAAAAATCTCCATTaagttttagtaaggggccaacagtccccttacCGTCTGGCCCTGTCTCCTCCCGTGCCCACCCATCAGACAGGCAGACTAATGGCTATTTGTGGCACACGATGCTCCTGCAGGTGAAACTCCAGGAAGCCCTGGGCCCTCTGTTGATGGAGCTGGAGAAGGCCCTGGCGCTGACATCCGAAGAGGAGAAGAAATCCATGGAGTGGCAGGTGGGTGTCTGGGTTTCTCTTTCCCTTAGCCCTTCCCCCTGCAGCGTTTCCAGGGATGCGGGGCTGTAAAGCTGCAGGCTGAGGTTATATCCTGCTCTGGCTGTTTTCCCCAGGATGGTGCTATGGTACCAGGGGCAGGAAATGTCTCTGGTGGGCATCCCAGTGAAGCAACCCTGGGAGAGCAATTCTTGGCCCATGGGCACAGCACAAACCCACCCCAGGGCTCTCCATACACCCAGTCCCCACTCACTTCACAGCCACTGTCTCTGGACCCACCCACACATATTATACACGTCCCACCTTGATCCATCCCACACTGCACCCACCCCAAATCATTCCCCCTGCCCCGTCCTGTACACACAGACCCACTCACTCTCATGCAGCCAgacctgccccccagagcagccagctcaggggctgTGGGGGTTTCAGACCCTTCTAAAGGGTAGGCAGGGAACATGCCAAGTTTGCAGAGAAATCCGCTCTGATTGGCTGTCTTTCCCTGTCTGGCTGCCCTTCACCATCAATCAGAGCTATGTAGATTTTTTGATTGACAATCTGGTCCGTCAGCCTGTGTAGCAGGGAGATTTCTGGCTTCCTGGCTGTGCAAAGAAAGCATTGTCAGTCCTTGCCCAATTCCCTCTTgtaacactgccaccatgtcACATGTGCTGCCTCTCACCCTTGTACCCCTACCCCATGTGCTGGCGTCTCTTCCTGCTCCCATGTGCCATCACTTCTTTGTGTTGGCCAATATCCCACTCATGTACCACTATCTGCATGTGCTAACCCCATCCTCCCCCGATCCCTCCCCCACCTAGCCCCTGGGTCCCAGATCCTCCTTACCACTGGTTCAGGGAGAGGCCAGATACTCCCACCCCTGCTTCAGTGTTCAAAGGGTCACCAAGATTGGCCACTGCCTGTCCCCAATCCAGCAAGGGCACCACAATCTACGGGAGCAGCGACACAGCCCTCCCATCCTGCCACTCAGACCCCCTGCGCACAGTGCAGGAGAGGGGTTAGGGTGGGCATACTGAGGCAGAGGTTGGGAGTGTGACCCCATTACATTTTGCCAGACGGACATTTTTCAGATCCTTTACCATGATCCATGACTCTAAAGTCTCCTCTTGGTTCATGATCTGTACATCCCATGACCAGCTCTCTGATCTGTGAGGCCGACTCAGCACAGCTCTGGCTGAGGGGCTTTCTTCCCGCTCCATTTTCTACTGAAGGGCAAAGTGGAGAATTGGAGACGGTCGATCACACGTGAATTTAAGAAACTGCACCAGCTTCTGAATGAAGAAGAGCAGCTGCTCCTGCGGAGGCTggcggaggaggagagggagattcTGCAGAGACTACAGGACAATATCACAAAGCTCTCGGAGCAGAGTGCTGCACTGATCAATCGCATCACAGAGCTAGAGGAGAAGTGTCAGCAACCAGCCgctgagctgctgcaggtgaGACTGATAACAACCTCCCCATCATCCATCCTGCAGCACTAAACTCCCCGGTCAGTGACCAGATCCAGGAATTAGTGACCAGGCCTATTTCCTGCACCTGCTCTGACAGTTTCCCGACACAAACAGAAGCCCAGGCCCTGTCAGAGCCGACATGAGCCACAGTTGTGGATCACGGCTCTGATGTGCGCACAGATTTTGTATGCACACAAGGCTCTGTTGATATTGGGACGGGCTGAGCACCCACACTCCAGATgaagcaatgggagctgcagctgctcagagtGAGacggggggctggaacaatttgcatagtggggATACTGAGAGCcatttaaccaaactgtaaaccctgtataaaATGgagaccacttcaagccagagagtACAGCAGtacccccagcacccctggctCCAGCGCCTCTAGAGTGAGGATCCATGCACCGTCTCCTGAGATCTGCAACAGGAAACCAggaggggggaggctggggaCAGCTGGATGGCAGCCCTGCAGAGAAGGGGAGGGATAGAGATGCATTAGGGATGCTGCTGCTTTCCTTGTCCCAACAAAGctccttgttctgtgtttgcagagCATCCCATCCCCCCCAGTCTGTGCCATTGTTGCATGACACTAAGCTCCTCTGAGAGTCAGAGCCAGGGCGACGGGGCACCTGAAATCGGGGATCACTGTCCAGTGTCCTGCACAGAAGCTGCTGCCCTGACGTGCTAAATGTTGTGGATTCAGTGTGGTAGAGAATGGAAAGTCACTTGGTGTTTTTGCATGTGGTGTTAACCCAGTTCCCTGACTCTGTCTCCTTTCAGGGTGTGAAAAGCGCATTGATCAGGTCTGTTCccatttccttttctccttctgaGCCCGTGAGCGATGTGGGTGCAGAGCAGCCGAGTGATGAGGGGACCTTTTTCTTCACAGGAGTGAGCGTGTGAAACTCCAGCCACCAGAAACCgtttctcctgccctgaagagcggGTATAAAATCTGCCTTGACATGAGGGAAATGCTGGAGAGATTCACCGGTGAGTGAAGCTCCTGACTGGGTTTGCTTTGCATGTGGGTGGAGAACTGAATTGACTTGTGTTGTGGATGGGGACAAATGGTGAGGGCCACATTGGACTGGGAGCCTGGCATGGCAACAGCCCTGAAGACAAGGCGGATGAGTCAGTGGTGCCAGAACAGCAAGGGCTGGGGTCATCATGGCTCTCCCACTTTTTGCAAGTGGATGGGCGTGGCTTGTCCACTTTTCACCAGGGCAGACCCCTTCCCGTTGAGGCCTCTATGGaatgaggtggggtggggcctgttTTGGAGGCTCTACCACCCCTCTGAGATCTCTGGGCTGAAGGAGGAGGAATGGAAGGTCTGCCTGCACCACTGTCTCCTGCTGCTCAGCCATTCGGCTGCATGAGGAGATGACTCCTGGTGGCTGCTTATGTGCTCGGAGTGCAGCGTATTTAGACATTCAGGTTGGGATTTCCTAGAGGTCTCAGCGCTAGCCAGACTGTGTCCCATGAATATCCATGCTCTAGGGCTTGTCTGTATTCCAGTGTTGCCCCActttctcctggtacagttgtgcaTAAGGGGACGAGGCTGAACTGGTGTAAGGCACCTGTATACCAGTGCAACTGTTCACACTGGGGTTCTACTTTTCCACTACATCAGTCAAACTTCATCCCCCAACTGACATGGTGACACTGGTACAAAATCTGCCTCTAGAAAGACCTGAAACCCCCCATATATACCCTGGGGATAGAGGCAGGAGAACACAGAGCATGTCTGAAAATCTCCTGATCCTCTGCTGCCCAAAGAGGCGGCAGGGACACCAACTCTCCCCCAAGAATCCCTCACTTTTACTGGGCTCCCCTGAGGGGTGCTGCTTCCATCAGGGAGGGGGGTCTTCGCACTGAGCACCAGTTCCTCATAGCAGGTGAATGCGGTTGTCTCTCCTGCCTGACTGAAGTGATGTAGTTGGTGCCTGCTCCAGGGCCAGGATCTCAGGGCTCCAGAGAGCCAGAACCCCCTGCCGCAGGGGAAGCAGCTTCCCCTCTAtgcctggcaggagctggcacaTCTCTGCTGCCTTTCCCCTCACCGTCCCCCACCCCAGAACGGGCTCTGCCCACTGGGCTCTGGGCATGGCTGGGTTCTGGGCAGGAGTTGTGGCAGGCCCCTAAAAATGGGGCAGCCACCGGTGTCCAAACACTGGCCCTGCACCCTGTGTCACCCTTCTCCTTTGGCCTCCATCCTGCAcgtttccccttctccccatctGACCCTCGCACCGCCCCTTCCCCCCCGAGCCCTGGCCCTCGCACAGCAAGAAAACCCTACATAAATTATGATTGGACATGTACATATGCATATTTACTTATTTctcctaaagttaattaaatattttaggaaaaagtgtctgTGTGGCCAAAGCAAGAGCCGGTGGTCACACCTGCAGGCCACCTAAACAATGTGTTGAGAGAACCCTGCTTTAAGGGCACAACTTCCGGGCTCCAGGCTTCTTGCTCTTTTTGAGTTTTCCTGGGAGCTCCTCCCCTCAGCAGCTTCAAGTCTCTGTGATTCACTGTCAGTGGAGCCTGGGTAACCCATTAACAGGCTCTTTAGCTGCCAGCCAGCCACCTAGGGATTTAATTACTTCCAGGTGGGGCTGGGTTGGCTGGTCCTCCTTTTCAGAAAACTGCCACAGGTAGGCTGGGCCCTGACTCCCTGTAAAGGGCCAGGCCCTATCATGTACTTTCCTTATCGGCCTCAAGCCAACCTCTACCCAAACATTGGTTTGACCATGGATAACACTTGGTTGTGTTCTGCACCCAGGGCGTACTTCCTGCCCTGTTGCCACAAGGAAATCTCCAAGGGTCTTGGCCATATTTTTATTCTTGTCAGGGAAGTATGAAGGACCCAGAAGTTGTGTTCCTCAGCCTTCTAGGTAGCTCCTGCAGTGGACAAACTCCCTGATAGTTTC
The window above is part of the Chelonoidis abingdonii isolate Lonesome George chromosome 10, CheloAbing_2.0, whole genome shotgun sequence genome. Proteins encoded here:
- the LOC116821300 gene encoding E3 ubiquitin-protein ligase TRIM39-like → MASATPSRKMEEEATCSICLEYLAEPVTIDCGHNFCRACITHYCEHGKPESGIKFPCPECRMPFERGKFRSNRKLANIVDNIKQLRLKPGKGQENLCERHQEKLKLFCEEDGEAICVICRESRDHRDHVMLPIEEAAHDYKVKLQEALGPLLMELEKALALTSEEEKKSMEWQGKVENWRRSITREFKKLHQLLNEEEQLLLRRLAEEEREILQRLQDNITKLSEQSAALINRITELEEKCQQPAAELLQGVKSALIRSERVKLQPPETVSPALKSGYKICLDMREMLERFTVDVTLDPDTANHWLVLSEDRKCVRRGDTCQDLPNNPERFETSACVLGAGGFASGWCYWEVEVGHKTEWALGVCRESVSRRGQVTASPKHGYWILCLRSGKYKALTSPPTHLPVSISPSRVGVFLDCEGGEVSFYNVTDRSHLFTFTDTFSGTLRPCFYPGYNAGDTNLTPLIICPVPAQARGNFWCVQ